The following DNA comes from Oncorhynchus nerka isolate Pitt River unplaced genomic scaffold, Oner_Uvic_2.0 unplaced_scaffold_2221, whole genome shotgun sequence.
TGCACgaggtgtgtgggggggtgtgggggtgtgtgtgtgtgtgtggggggtgtctgtctgactctgctctgcttttctctctccAGGTGATCAATGGTTTGATGGAGCGTCCAGACTGGGAACTAGCAATAAAGACACCTGTAGGTATCCTTCCCTGTGGCTCTGGAAATGCCCTGGCTGGCTCCATCAACCACCATGCggggtgggtcacacacacacatccaaccaGCTATGTGACACATGTGATAACTTGACCAGAGATATGAGACTGATTCAAACATAAACATGCAATATTTTAGAATTTCTTGTTCGATCAATGGTGAGAATGCTGGAGATACTAGTAGAAGCATTGAAATGAATGAATAGGTTATTCCAGTTCAGGGTTTTGGTCCCATGGTGTGTCTGGATTGAATTAATAATTTCCCTCAGCCTCAAATTCATTCCTCTACCACTTGATACATTTCTCAATGCTGATGTAGATAAACACGCACCtttacagtcacacacacacccacagtagTTTTCATTGGAAATAAAAGGTGTGCAGTCTAATTAGCATTGGGCCGATATATGATTCTATCGAATATCGGGATGTTTGACATTGCCGAatatgtgaagtccaagatggtagGTGTattgtgaagtccaagatggtagGTGTattgtgaagtccaagatggtagGTGTattgtgaagtccaagatggtagGTGTattgtgaagtccaagatggtagGTGTattgtgaagtccaagatggtagGTGTattgtgaagtccaagatggtagGTGTattgtgaagtccaagatggtagGTGTattgtgaagtccaagatggtagGTGTattgtgaagtccaagatggtagGTGTattgtgaagtccaagatggtagGTGTattgtgaagtccaagatggtagGTGTattgtgaagtccaagatggtagGTGTattgtgaagtccaagatggtagGTGTatcgtgaagtccaagatggtagGTGTatcgtgaagtccaagatggtagGTGTatcgtgaagtccaagatggtagCTGTatcgtgaagtccaagatggtagCTGTatcgtgaagtccaagatggtagCTGTatcgtgaagtccaagatggtagCTGTatcgtgaagtccaagatggtagCTGTatcgtgaagtccaagatggtagCTGTatcgtgaagtccaagatggtagCTGTatcgtgaagtccaagatggtagCTGTatcgtgaagtccaagatggtagGTGTatcgtgaagtccaagatggtagGTGTatcgtgaagtccaagatggtagGTGTatcgtgaagtccaagatggtagGTGTatcgtgaagtccaagatggtagCTGTatcgtgaagtccaagatggtagCTGTatcgtgaagtccaagatggtagCTGTatcgtgaagtccaagatggtagCTGTatcgtgaagtccaagatggtagCTGTatcgtgaagtccaagatggtagCTGTatcgtgaagtccaagatggtagGTGTatcgtgaagtccaagatggtagGTGTatcgtgaagtccaagatggtagGTGTattgtgaagtccaagatggtagGTATATCGGGATATGCAAGACTTCTGTATTTGAACTTTAAAAATCTAACGGTGCAGTGTTATAAGTTAGGCTGCAACAATATGTTGATAATGAAGTCTAAATAAATGAAGACTTATTTTTTTGCCTTACTAAGGTTATTTCATGAGAATGTGACTAGAAAATCATATAAGGACAAAACTTGCACAGTCTGGAATTATCTAGTCAATATTGGTGGCTCCCGagtggttcgattccaggctgtgatcggaagtcccatagggcggtgcacaatagcccagtgtcgtccaggttggGAGGATTTGTCCAGGGTagacagtcattgtaaataagaatttgttcttaactgacttgacaaaTTTTTtaaattaacctttatttaactaggcaagtcggttaagaacaaattcttatttacaatgatggcctaccagggaacagtgggttaactgccttggtcgggcagaacgacagacctttaccgtgtcagctcagggattcgatccagcaacctttcggttactggcccaagactaaccactaggctacctgccgccccaaaagttaaaggttaaataaaaaagagGAAATGTAAAAGTCGCCAAACGATTATATCGGATATCACAATATTTGGAGTAGCATATCGTAGAAGAGGTCTCCCCAAATATCACCTAACCTTAATTCTAATCACGATCAACCTTTAGACTTTAGTTTCTTGATGTACAGCCCATTGGCCCTATTACATTGCAGTAGTAGACTTCAGTTTCTTGATGTACAGCCCATTGGCCCTATTACATTGCAGTAGTAGACTTCAGTTTCTTGATGTACAGCCCGTTGGCCCTATTACATTGCAGTAGTAGACTTCAGTTTCTTGATGTACAGCCCGTTGGCCCTATTACATTGCAGTAGTAGACTTCAGTTTCTTGATGTACAGCCCGTTGGCCCTATTACATTGCAGTAGTAGACTTCAGTTTCTTGATGTACAGCCCGTTGGCCCTATTACATTGCAGTAGTAGACTTCAGTTTCTTGATGTACAGCCCGTTGGCCCTATTACATTGCAGTAGTTTCTTGATGTACAGACTTCAGTTTCTTGATGTACAGCCCGTTGGCCCTATTACATTGCAGTAGTAGACTTCAGTTTCTTGATGTACAGCCCCGTTGGCCCTATTACATTGCAGTAGTAGACTTCAGTTTCTTGATGTACAGCCCATTGGCCCTATTACATTGCAGTAGTAGACTTCAGTTTCTTGATGTACAGCCCGTTGGCCCTATTACATTGCAGTAGTAGACTTCAGTTTCTTGATGTACAGCCCATTGGCCCTATTACATTGCAGCAGTAGACTTCAGTTTCTTGATGTACAGCCCATTGGCCCTATTACATTGCAGTAGTAGACTTCAGTTTCTTGATGTACAGCCCGTTGGCCCTATTACATTGCAGTAGTAGACTTCAGTTTCTTGATGTACAGCCCGTTGGCCCTATTACATTGCAGTAGTAGACTTCAGTTTCTTGATGTACAGCCCGTTGGCCCTATTACATTGCAGTAGTAGACTTCAGTTTCTTGATGTACAGCCCGTTGGCCCTATTACATTGCAGTAGTAGACTTCAGTTTCTTGATGTACAGCCCCGTTGGCCCTATTACATTGCAGTAGTAGACTTCAGTTTCTTGATGTACAGCCCATTGGCCCTATTACATTGCAGTAGTAGACTTCAGTTTCTTGATGTACAGCCCGTTGGCCCTATTACATTGCAGTAGTAGACTTCAGTTTCTTGATGTACAGCCCGTTGGCCTTATTAAAGTACTGTAGACTTTAGCATCTTCAACTAATCCTTATGCCTCTCATATTGTTTTATCAGCTGTTTCATTCAACGAATCATCAAGACTGAGACTGATAGAGaaattctctcttccctccctttctctcctgccccccactccctccctctttctcctacctccacttttccctccctctcttcatgtCCTGTTATTTCTAGATTTCTCTCCTTTGTCTCTGGAAGACACATGGATAAATGAGTCCAGTCGATAATAGTACAGTCtgttctttcatctctctctccttatctcttgtGTTTTCTTTATGATGTTTGTTTGGCCACCCACGTAACATTCACTGATTGTGTGTGTCATAAACATTATGTTAACTTATTTTACACAGTATtcatttcctctcccctctcacctttCCTCTCTGTATGttccattcctctccctctccacattCTCACCCTTTCTCCATTCTCCTCCATCCACTGTTTCCCTCTTACTTTTCTCTTCATCCTAGTTATGACATGTGCCTTCGGGAGCCTCTCCTCCTCAACTGCTGTTTTCAGCTCTGCCGTGGCGGAGTCAAGCCCATGGATTTGGTCTCTGTGACAACCAGCCCCGCCCCTTCTCAAAATGGCCGCCCGGGTCTTCCCAGAAGGATGTTCTCCTTCCTGTCTGTGGCCTGGGGCTTTGTGTCTGACGTGGACATCGagagtgagaggtgtgtgtgtttaagttaATGGCGTGGTTGCGGTGCCGAGTAATCTGGAGACCTCTTCCCGATAGCTAAACACCCGAAGCTTCTGCACATGTGCGGGATTCTCTATTTTACTGCTCCCTCTGCTGACACAGCTTATCAAACACAAGCAGTACACACTGAAGGGCAGTTTTTTTCCATCATCATTGCGAACATTGGCTAAGCAGGAGGCAGTCAACGTAGTAGCTGAATGGTCGGCTGCCCAGAAGTGGAACAGGCTACTCAGGCAAATTTCAGTCATTGTCAAATCGTGCAGTACTTGCATGATCATTGAGAAGCGAAATTACACTTGTACGTGATTTGTGGATTGAAATGTAGATTGTTTTTGCCCCAATACAATATGTAGACAGCTTCCTACATGTGCTACTGCAATATCCTTAGTTACAACAGACAAAGTTGTAGCCTATATCCTAAATTAACATActataaatatatttatttggAATGTTGGTTCAAATAGCTGCCGGTTTTACATCAGCTGTTCAGAAATTTGAGGCAGAGATGTAGACTGTCATTTCTATCAAAAAGGTTGATAGGAAGGGTTCAGAAGAGGCTGAGTAAAGTGAGAAATGTGAAGGGAGGTGGATGTGTGTAAACTAACACATGGGCAGAACGTGATTCGGTTCTTTAACTCTGGGGAAGAGGCTTCCAGGGTGACGGGACAGGGCGCTTGCCTTTGGTCACTCATCCTTAAATTAAGTACATGCAATCTTTCACTGTACCTCCTTGATCACTCTTATTCCTAAGTATTGTGTTATGTTCTCTGTTGTTGCCCTGGTAACTAAATGCTGTAATGGTGTGATGTTGCAGGTACCGGGGTCTGGGGTCGGCACGGTTCACCCTGGGCACTCTGGTCCGCCTGGCCTCCCTGCGCTCCTATAAGGGCCGTCTGtcctacctgcccccctccataGTCGCCACATCCCCAAACACCATCCCTCCGCCCCTGCGCAGACCCCTGTCCCGCAGCATCACTGAGGGCCTGGAGGGCTTCTGCCACACCCCCATCCAACGCACCAGCTCTGACATGGGCCTCAGCGAACAGAGGAGTCTGAGGAGGGTAgacacggagagggagagggagagagagatggagaggcagagagagagggagaggaggagggagagggccaggggagggggaacgggagtgGTCAGGGCGAGTAGCTTggcagaggatagagagagagagatggaggagggtgaGGCGGGGAGGTCAGGGACAAGTTCGGAGAGATCTGGAACGAGTTCGGAGTCGAATGAAAGGGAAGATTGCAGGATGGGAAGGGAGGATGGGATGACGGGGAACATGGAAGAAAGGCCAGATGAGGAAAGAAAAGACGGAACGATGGAGCAGGACTCAGGGGTGATagaggatatagaggagagagtgaggaatgGGGAAGGCAGCAGCGGCTCAATGGATGGAGTGATTGAAGCAAAGGAGGTTGGAGAGGGGTACGGGGTAGACATGGGGCGAGAGGCCAACGAGGACCCAGAGGGGTGTTACTCGTACCCTGACAACCTCCAGCAGACCAGACTGGCTCTAAGGAAGAACTCTGCCCCTTCCAGCCAGATAGCTAACGCCTTCTTTAGCCAGTCCCTCAGCCAGGAGGCTGACCCCATGTCTGGAGCCTCGTACAGGGCAGAAGAGATGGATCTGAACGGAACATACTTCCAGAAAGAAGCTTACCCACTGGACATCGCCCGGGAGAGAGCCCTCACCATATCCTCTCCCTTCAGACACTCTCCTTTCTCCTTCAAGCCCAAATCTTTGGACCAGAACACATCCCGCCCCAGACCCTTATCCCTTCTCCACCACCCCCACTCCAACTCCCTACCCCCTAAactcccctccctgtccctctccctctctcccacgccCCCTTCCTCCCCGTCCTGTGCCTCCCCCCATTCCTCCTCCTACCTCGTTCCGCGCCCCAACACCCCCAACTCCACCTCCCCTTCCCCGTCTCTCcagtccccctccccctcctttaCCTTTGACATTGCAGAGCCTGCCGGACCCCTCAAGAACCGCCCCCCCGTCTCACTCCCTTTCAACCCTCCCAGGGATGACCTCCTGCCCCCCTTGGACCAGGCCCTGCCGACCCAGGACTGGGTGACCATCGAGGGAGACTTTGTGCTTGTGCTGGCCATCTACCAGTCCCATCTCGGGGCAGACCTCCACGCCGCCCCCCAAGCCAGGTTTGACGATGGGCTGATCCACCTGACGTTTGTGCGGGCAGGGATCTCCAGAGCCACCCTGCTTCGTCTGTTCCTGGCCATGGAGAGGGGGGCACACCTGTCTCTCAGCTCCCCCTATGTGAGCCACGTCCCAGCCAGGGCCTTCAGGCTGCAGCCCCTCTCCCCACGAGGAACACTCACTGTGGACGGGGAACTGGTGCCATACGGCCCGCTGCAGGCACAggtagagagagcgatggagtggGAGAAAGTGgagtggggagggctggagggagtgtGTAAAGTGTATGTACACTGAAGATAAAAGCAGTTGCTAAGATTTTAAAACTGATTTCGAAGgcttttttaaaataaatattttcaCTAACAATCCCAGCTCGTAAGTGCATGTAAATCCACTCCACATCTATAGTACTGAACTGGTGTATTGTCTTTGGTACGATGTTACCCTCTGAATTCTGCCTGTATTATATTAAACCCTTGATGATGGCCTATCACTTCAGTGCAACAAAAGCTGTTAGACTTTTCTCTGGTATATTAATAACCACATTATACACTTCTAATACCTATCTTTAGTTCCCTTCTCTAAAGTATTACACTAATCATTCTATCGGTTTGTCTCCCTCAGGTCCATCCCTCTATGTCCCGGCTCATTGTCGGCGACTCTGGAGTGAAGATCACCCGATTCTGACAAGGGATTGGCTGACCAGATCAGCTGATACGGCGCTCTCTCCAACTATATAATCTCTGTTGCCATCTATGTtcacagagaaagaggagaaaaaaGCCTCAGAGactgaaaatagcaaaaataattTCTAGGGTTTAATGGAAGGGATCACCTGCTGAGCAGAGCGGCGGTGCAGGACGCAAGCCGAGGGATTAATAGAGAATTTTAAAAACGGATGAAAACGAGCTTTGTTGCACAGCTGTTGGATTACACTCCGTTTATCCTGAGAAGCCTGTACCTGCATAGCCATGGGAACTAAATAGGGGGGGACATGTTGAATGTgtatggggtagtgtgtagggtgcATGTGTGTGGTGTATACATTCTAGTATGCACAAATGGCATGCAGAGATACACATTTCAGATGTCTTTGTTCTCTATCAAAGCTGTCCTAGAACAGTTCTAGAACGTCTTCAGAGGGAGCCACACCCTCATGCAAATGTAGATCCCCTTCCGTATTGGAACCTCCGTCCTTCCTGTGATGCCTTAAAGTACAACTCCTGTGACTTTGCCCTTTCAGTCTTATATAAGAAGCCTAAACCTGCGATAACGCAAATCTCCATTCACCAGAGGCTGCAGGGAGGAGCTATAGGttggacgggctcattgtaaagaCTGGAATAGAattaatggaacggtatcaaacccatacaaaaccacatgtttgactccgttctatttattccattccagccatgagcccgtcctcctatagctcctcccatcaGACGGGACCGTCCACTAcaggaaaaacaaaacaaagcaaAGCTGATGAGCATACTGTGGTGTTAGGTTTGTATTGGTGTGTATGAAATATCTGTGAACAAATGAATTTTATTAGCAATCCCATGGAGATGATTACTCCTAGAATAAACCAGTAAAGTTAGATCAACACTGAAATAAATATAAATCTCATTGAGTCGTTTTACACGGGTATTCCACAATAGGATAGATGGGACTGTTGAACAGTAGCCATCATGGTGTATAGCGCATTTGCCTGTTTTTCTTAGCAAAAAGGGTGCATGATGATGATGCTAGATTATGAAGTTGCAACACAGTGAACACGAGACTGTTGCTTGATCAAGTTTCATGTATGTTGTCACGGAATCCTCTGAAAGTCTCACAAAGACCCAGA
Coding sequences within:
- the LOC115117575 gene encoding sphingosine kinase 2-like isoform X1, which encodes MRSPEPPIPSPAEALLHCQFGGWGTGSSCNNSCPNSPGGPGGLSSPSPSPSPSPASSYALTLTPSHIHVQRLAPRPGKEARLILPLSELAGCSCPRAPAPPLLVLYWYPPGRRRKGVSRRRQVRVYLAEARVEAERWSTAIQCLLRGVAITADTEIVKRLLPRPRRLLLLVNPFSGRGQAMQWCQTHILPMIREANISYNLIQTERQNHARELIKEISLPQWDGIIIVSGDGLLHEVINGLMERPDWELAIKTPVGILPCGSGNALAGSINHHAGYDMCLREPLLLNCCFQLCRGGVKPMDLVSVTTSPAPSQNGRPGLPRRMFSFLSVAWGFVSDVDIESERYRGLGSARFTLGTLVRLASLRSYKGRLSYLPPSIVATSPNTIPPPLRRPLSRSITEGLEGFCHTPIQRTSSDMGLSEQRSLRRVDTEREREREMERQRERERRRERARGGGTGVVRASSLAEDREREMEEGEAGRSGTSSERSGTSSESNEREDCRMGREDGMTGNMEERPDEERKDGTMEQDSGVIEDIEERVRNGEGSSGSMDGVIEAKEVGEGYGVDMGREANEDPEGCYSYPDNLQQTRLALRKNSAPSSQIANAFFSQSLSQEADPMSGASYRAEEMDLNGTYFQKEAYPLDIARERALTISSPFRHSPFSFKPKSLDQNTSRPRPLSLLHHPHSNSLPPKLPSLSLSLSPTPPSSPSCASPHSSSYLVPRPNTPNSTSPSPSLQSPSPSFTFDIAEPAGPLKNRPPVSLPFNPPRDDLLPPLDQALPTQDWVTIEGDFVLVLAIYQSHLGADLHAAPQARFDDGLIHLTFVRAGISRATLLRLFLAMERGAHLSLSSPYVSHVPARAFRLQPLSPRGTLTVDGELVPYGPLQAQVHPSMSRLIVGDSGVKITRF
- the LOC115117575 gene encoding sphingosine kinase 2-like isoform X2, which codes for MQWCQTHILPMIREANISYNLIQTERQNHARELIKEISLPQWDGIIIVSGDGLLHEVINGLMERPDWELAIKTPVGILPCGSGNALAGSINHHAGYDMCLREPLLLNCCFQLCRGGVKPMDLVSVTTSPAPSQNGRPGLPRRMFSFLSVAWGFVSDVDIESERYRGLGSARFTLGTLVRLASLRSYKGRLSYLPPSIVATSPNTIPPPLRRPLSRSITEGLEGFCHTPIQRTSSDMGLSEQRSLRRVDTEREREREMERQRERERRRERARGGGTGVVRASSLAEDREREMEEGEAGRSGTSSERSGTSSESNEREDCRMGREDGMTGNMEERPDEERKDGTMEQDSGVIEDIEERVRNGEGSSGSMDGVIEAKEVGEGYGVDMGREANEDPEGCYSYPDNLQQTRLALRKNSAPSSQIANAFFSQSLSQEADPMSGASYRAEEMDLNGTYFQKEAYPLDIARERALTISSPFRHSPFSFKPKSLDQNTSRPRPLSLLHHPHSNSLPPKLPSLSLSLSPTPPSSPSCASPHSSSYLVPRPNTPNSTSPSPSLQSPSPSFTFDIAEPAGPLKNRPPVSLPFNPPRDDLLPPLDQALPTQDWVTIEGDFVLVLAIYQSHLGADLHAAPQARFDDGLIHLTFVRAGISRATLLRLFLAMERGAHLSLSSPYVSHVPARAFRLQPLSPRGTLTVDGELVPYGPLQAQVHPSMSRLIVGDSGVKITRF